ACACTGCGGTCTTCGTTGAACAGTGGCTGTGCACCGCCTGAGAGGTCGATAATCGCAAGACGGCGGTGTCCGAACCCCACGCCGGGTTCAATGTGCAGCGCGCCCTGGTCCGGTCCGCGATGAAATTGGCTGTCGTTCATGCGCGCAAGCAAGTCGCGTGACGGCTCCCGCCGCCCGCGGCAATCAAAGATCCCGATTACACCACACATCGCGTCTGCACCATCAGGGTTGCACAATCCGGAATGCCGGTGGCTCGACCTTCGGCCAGGCCACGGACAAACGAACAATTTCAGCCGCCGTCCACGCTCCCGCGCATCGTCTCGGCATCCCACGAAGCGCAATCACCGCCCGTGTCCCGTGGCACGCTGGATTTCCGCCTCCAACGACGGCCACATGGCGTCGATGAACACCGTAAGGACCGCCGCCGCCTCGTCCGGACTCTCCCGGTAGGGCGCCGCCAGCACAATCACGGCGCCGCTTGGCTGGCGGCCAACGAGGCGGTAGGCCGCCTCCGCGAACTTTGCAACAAAGGGGTTGCTGGTATTGACGGCACCGATACGGTACCAGTTCCAAACCAGCAGACGCTGGCCACCCAAGCGACCCGCGAGACGGTCCTGCTTCACCTTGAACTCACCGATGGGAGAGGCAATCCTGCGCGTTGTAATCTCCTTATCACTCCATTCCAGGTCACTCGTCGGCACCATCTGGTTTTGCACGTTCACCACCTCGGCGCCCTCCCGCTGACGCCGATAAATCCCCAGATACAACCCGACCGGCGCTGCCTCCGCGCGATAAAAGCCATACACTTCACCATCCGTACCAACGATATGCGGGCGCCAGCTCCAGAGATTCCCTCCCTCGCTCTGCCACCCCCCCACCGGTGCCGGCGAACGCAACTCGACCCGCTCATCCCCGCCCGCGGGAGCCCGCTCCAGTGCCAGCAGCAAACCCGGACCGACGGCGCTCGCCAGCAGCACCGACAGCGCGGCAACGATGGTCGAGCGACCGGCACCCGAATCGGCTTGTCGTGGAGCCTTGTCAGGCTCCGGATCGCGCCAGATGGCGCCCACTGCGAACATGATCGCGATCACGATGCCGAAAAAGACCCATCCGTAGACCAAGTGGTCGACCCCCGTCGCGAGTTTCATGCCGCTCAGGTGGCCGATCATCACAATCATGTAGGCCCTCAGTCCGTTGGCGAGGATCGGAACCAAGGCCGACAGCGCGATGAACAGGACACGTTTCCAAATCTTGCTGTAGGTGAGGTAAGAAAAGAGCACGCCGAGGGTGACTGAGGCCAGGAGATAGCGAATCCCGCTGCACTCTTCAATGACCGACCAATCCCCGGTCGGCAAGGAAAAGAAAGTGCCGTCGCGATAGACGGGGATACCCGTGAGCCGCAACATATTAACGCTAAAATCCGCCGTAAAATTCATCAAGGGGTAGGTGAGCCCGTCTCCCACCGGCACGGCGAGCAACAGAAAACCGAGCGGGAAGGCCAGGAAGCGGGCCGTCGCGGTGCCAATCATCGCCCAGATCGCGAGGATCAGGAGACAGACAAAGGCATACTCCTGCACGACCCGTACGTCCACGAGTTGCGCCAGCAGCCACACCAATCCCACCGGCAACATCAACAGGGCCGGCAGCAGCGTCGGCTGCGGCACCGTGACCCTCAGGGCCGCCCGTTTTTCCCAGACCAGCCACAAACTGATCGGGACGATAAGGAACCCGTGGGCATAGGTTTCAGACCCCATCCAGGTCGACACCAGGGCCCGGAGCGTGTCGGCGAACAAAGCTGACACCAGCGCCAAGACGAACACGAGACCGACCAGTACCGGGCCCCACGCCGATTTCCCCGGGGCAACACGAGCGATGGAAGCAACCATACTATTCTATTACACCTAATGTAACGCGGTGAGCACGCGCCGCGTGTTTGACTTCGGTACGCGTGTTTGACTGTCAGGCCGGCGCAACCCGATCGCGCCCCAGCAGCAACGCTATCAGCTGTTGGGTCGACACCGCCCAATCATATTCCCTTTCCACGAGCCGCCGCGCCCGCGATCCCAGGCCCTCGTCGCCCGCGCCGAGTACCGCCAGGACCGCGTCCGCAAAAGCCCCGGGCTCGTCGGCCAACAGCAGGTCACGCTGCGCCACCGCGGCGATGCCCTCGAGTGCCTTGGACGTAACGACCACGGGCTTAGCCATCGCCATGCCTTCCAATACCTTATTCTGGATGCCGCGCGCCACGCGCATCGGCGCCACCACCGCAACGGCAGCCTGGAGATAAGGACGCACATCTGGTACCCGGCCGGTGACCACAATGTCACCGCAACCCAGTGCCACAAGCGCGGGGGATGGCCGCGAGCCGACGATCGCAAAGAGTGCCCGCGGCCGCTGCGCCCGCACCCTGGGCCAAACCTCACGGATGAACCAAAGGACCGCGTCCACATTGGCCCAGTAGTCCATCGCACCGGTAAAGACCACCGGTTCACAATCAACCGGGAAGGGCGATGCGCACCCGGCCGCCGGCCGAAAATACGCGGTGTCCACGCCATTGCGAATGGCGTGGACGCGCGCTCCGAGCGCCGCGACGCGCTTACGAAACAGTGCCGCCTCCGGTTCGCTGACAAACAGGCTGGCGGCGAAGGTCCGCGCCAGCCCCTCCTCCGCCTGCGCCAGCCGCAGGGCCTCCCGCCGATAGACCCAGTTGGTCGGCCAGGGGCGTGTCTGTACATATTGCTGCCACTTATCCGAGTCCAGATCCACGAAGTCCATGACGCGCCGTGCGCGCGACCAGCAACCACCTTGGACGTACTGACCCATCGCCGATGAAAACACCAGCACATACCCAATGTCGCTGGTTGTCCGTTGCGCCTCCACCCACCGCGTCATTCTCGCGTCGCGGTAATAGGGGAGGGTCAAGGCCGTGCCGCGCCAGAGGCCGCTCAGGCTTCTGAGTGACGCTAAGCTCCGGGGCAGGGGCACAAAGAGCGAGGATGCACACTGCGCCTGCAGCTTCTCGACGTGCACCCAATCCGCCGGGTCATCGATGAAAGCCCCAAGGTGAACACGGAAACGCTCGACCAAGGCCGCCCACCAATGATACGAACGAATCTTGTCCCCCTTCTCCGGCGGGTAAGGAATCCGATGACAGAGAAACAACAGATGGGGTCGCGCGTCAACCATGGGTTCGGGTAGCCAGCCGGGATCAACCGAGATTGCGGGAAAAAAAAGGGCCGCAGACGTTCGCCAGCGGCAACGGCAAGTGTTTCCAGGCCGCGATGAACCAGCGATAACGGGGATTAGTGGGATTGATCTGCGGCATGACCCGGGCGCGCACCAGGTGATACTCATAGTGGAGCGGCGCCGGGGCACTGGTTCAGTTTGGTTCTTCCTTATCCTTATGTTTTTGTAGTATTTTTATAACCTGGGCTGTCGAACTCTAAGGACCTCATCCCACGAGAGTCCCTGCTGGAGAATCCCCAGAGCCACCGCAGGAACCTGTTTTGTCGTGAAGTGGCTGCGAATAAAGTTATGGACAATCCACAACATATCCAATGTTCTTTGCAAACCAGAAATGCTCTTCGCGTACGTATTCGTTCGGCGGCGATAAGCAGAATTCTTTCGCCGAAATGAAGCGTTCGATGCTTCCAAATGATTAGCATGAATATCGGCTGGCGTCACATCTTGATCGGTTTCTGGATGCTCCGGATGAGGGGTTTCGTATTTGGGACGCGAGTGCCCCGTTCTATCAGTTCCTTTCCCTTTATTCTTAAGGCGCACCTTCACACCGCGACGAAGCACTTTCGGTGGGCGGCCGCGTTTTCCGGTTCGCAATACTTCGTGGCAAATTTCAAACAGGAGATTGCCATACCGACGTTCCCCGTCGGTGACTAGAGTGACATCGCCAGTACGCAGGATGACATCTCTAAGTATTTGTATGGCATATGAAAATAGGCTGCGATCCTTTTTCCCGCACTGAAGCGCCCAGATAAATCGACTTGCCCTTTCCATCAGTACGATCGTCCAGCCTTCACAATCCTCCGGGGGGACATTCCTATTCACTTTCGTATAAAGCTCATCACCTTCGATCAGTTGCTCAATAAAGGTGTGCGTCAGGGCATATATGACCAGCACATCCTTGCAATCGGCCAGGCGACGCTCCCATAGGAGCAACGTATTCTTCGCAATCGCGAAGGCCCGGCAGGCGGCGTTCAAGCCGATCCCCTCAGTGCGCGTTTTGAGCACTTGAATGATGAAGCTGGTCGGTTTCCTGAGCCCCTCGATAAGGGTGGCTTTGGTCTCGGAAAAGAGCCTATTGCAACTTTGACATCGCCACAGCAAACGCGTACCGTTATGACCGGTTTGATACGTCTTGTGATGCCGACAATTCTGTGAATTGCAATGAGGGCATGTCCATTGTCCGTTCAAGAAGTTCTCACTTATTCAAAAAGTGACGGAAACCCGCGCCGAACTAGATATATTACATATATTTCAATGTCTTGTAAACAGGAATTAAACTGAACCAGTGCCGGCGCCGGCGCAAAGCCCCAATTCCGCTTGAAGTCGTATGACCCGGTGCCGACCTTGCTGCGACCGAAGTCGAAGGTCCGCACACCCCGCGCCGCCGCGCGCCGCATCAGGTCCCAGTACATGAAATCATTACCCTTCACTGCCCGGGCGGTCGGCCGACTGCCGCCGTAATAAGGCAGGACCTCGTCGCGAAAGTAGAAGCTCAACACGGCGGCGATATCGCAATCCCCGGCAACGATGATCGACATTTCCGTCTCGGCGCTGAACTCTTCCAGAAGACTCCTGAAAAAACGCCGCGCAAACATCGGCGTACCGAGATTGCGCATGGACTCGGCATAAATCCGAAAAAACCGGTCGGCATCGGCACTCTGACATGACTGCAAGCCGGCCGTGAGGCCCTTGCGGACCATGGCCCGCTGTTTGCGGGGAATTGCCCGGAGATTAGCGTCCTCGTCCGCGCAGATCCGGCGCCGGAATGTGGCATAGAGGTCCTTCGTCGGCCACTCGGGGCACACCGCCTCGCGATTACGAATCTCCAATGCATCGACCCGCAGCCGCTGCGCCAGCCGCACGGATTCATCCGTCAACGCCCGCCGTGCCTCCTCGCTCGTGGTCGCCGCGCCCCCATAGACGCAACATGGAGTCGAGATCAGGCCATGGCCGAAGAGGCGGCTTCGGACCTCGGCGAGCGGCAGCACGCCCTCGATCTCACCGTCACGCTCGGCGAGCAGATACCGGCATTGATGGCCCAGGCCCCGCGTAATCACGCGCTCCCAGCCCGCGCGATGAAAGAAGGTGGCCGCGGGGCAGGCCGCAACGAACGCATCCCAGCGGGTGCGGTCGGCCGCAACATAGGCTCGCACCCGCAGCGCAGAGGGCCCACCGCCGACCACGTCACGCTCGACCATCAGCGCCCGCCCCGATCAATTCCGAAAACCTCATCCATTCGCCCCCATCGAAAGTCACCCAGCAAGGAAACCAGCCGATCCTCCATACGATGGAGATTCAAGTAGTGACGTAGCCGGGTCTTGGTCGCCAAGCCTGGTTGCCGTGGCTGCTGCGGATCGATCTCCCAGGGATGAAAGTAAAAAATGCAGCTCTGCCGCTCCCGGCGATTCACTCGTCGTATTGCCCAGCGCGAGAAGGCATAAGGAAACAGTCGAAAATAGCCACCCCCGCCACAGGGCATCTTGCGCCCCGCAATCTCCAACGTGGTCACTGGAATCTCCAAAAACGGCGAATCACCGCAGGGCCTGAAGCGGAAGCGATTCGCCTCCGGCATCCCATACAGGTCATGATGGATCGGATAGATGCTCGACGAATAGCGGTAACCTGACTCGTCCAACACCTGCAAGGCCCAAAGGTTACGCCGACCGATGGAGAAACTGGGCGCACGGTAGCCGATTACCGGACATCCACCGAGCTGCTCCAACGCCGACTTCGTGCGACTGACGTCGGCACGAAACTGCTGCTGACTCTGCTGGGTGGCGCGGATATGCTCCCAGCCGTGACTCGCGAGTTCATGCCCCTGCCCGACGATGCGTCTAACCATCGTGGGATAGCGCGCCGCCACCCACCCGAGCGTGAAGAAGGTAGCCGTCACCCCATGATCCGAAAAACGCTCAAGAATACGATCCACGCACCCTTCCACGCGCTGGGGCAGTCGCTCCCAATCGTTGCGGCTGACATGCCGCTCAAATGCACTGACCTGGAAATAATCTTCCACATCGACGGTCATCGCATTGACCAGCATCGCCGGGTCGGCACGCGCGGCATCACGCCCGTCGTCAAGGGCGCAAGTGTCTGAATAAGCCAGCGTACCCTCATTCATGATCCGCGACCAGGTGACAACGAAGAGCGGCGCAAGGACGGTGGACTAGGACCGACCGCGGATGACCTGCGCCTGGTTGGACGGCACTGCCAGGGGGCGGCGCCCGGCGGCCCAGATCACCACCTCATCGCGGATTCGCTCCGCCGCTCGTCCGTCCCACAACTCGGGCACCCGCCCCCGCTTGCCCCCGCCGGCCAGGACCGCGCGAACCCCGCCGCGGATCAGCACCGGGTTGGTTCCGACCACGGTGTTGGTGCCTTCCTCGACCGTGATCGGGCGCTCGGTATTCTCACGCAGCGTCAGGCAGGGCACCCCCAAGGCAGTGGTCTCCTCCTGCAATCCACCGGAATCCGTCAATACCACCCGGGCTGCGCCAACCAGCGCAAGCAGTTCCAGATATGGCAGCGGCGGCATCAACAACAACCCCCGTGCCGCCGTGTCCAGCAGCCCGAATTCGCCCAGCCGCGCCCGTGTTCGCGGGTGAACCGCAAAGACCAGTGGCAAATCCGCCGCAACCTCGCAGAGCACGTCCACGATCCTGGTCAGGCTGTCCGCAGTGTCGACATTGGCGGGCCGGTGCAACGTGACGACGCCGAAACCGGCCGCGCCGAAGCACCGGGCCGAACCCGTGACCACCGACAATACGTCGACCGCCCGCGGGCACCGCGCCCGATTCCTCAACAGGGTGTCGATCATAACATTGCCGACGAATCGCACGCGCTCGCGGCTGATCCCTTCACGCTCGAGATTGACCGCGGCGCTACGCTCAGTGGTGAACAGTAAATCAGACAGTTGATCAGTAAGGATACGATTGATCTCTTCCGGCATCGACCGATCGAAACTGCGCAGTCCCGCCTCGACGTGGATGACCGGAACACCTTCCTTGGCGGCCACCAAGGCACACGCGATCGTCGAATTGACATCGCCGACCACCAACACCGCGTCGCACGCCCGGGCCGCGAGCACGGGCTCGAAGCGCTTCATAATATCGGCCGTCTGCACCGCATGACTGCCGGAACCCACCTCAAGGTCGACATCCGGCGCGGGAATCCCAAGCTGCGCGAAGAACGACGCCATCATCGCCGCGTCGTAATGCTGTCCGGTATGGACCAAGACCGCGTCGATCGCGTCGCTGTCCGCAAACGCGCGCATAATCGGCGCAATCTTCATGAAATTGGGTCGGGCCCCCACCACGCACAGCAGGTGCAGCCGGTCAATCGAGGTCATCATAAGCATCAAGCTCAAGTTGCAGCAGCACCGCCTTGCGGAGCAGTTTTCGCTCTTGCATGACGATCAGTCGCAGCCGCGACACCTCCGCCTCGAGTGACGACAGGCGCTCCCCAAGGCCTCCCGGGGTCAGGCCGCCGCCCCCCGGGTCAGTCGCCGCGGCGGTCCCGGACTCCGCAACCGCGGCACCGACCTCGCCCCCCGCGGGGCGACCGGATTCCTGCTCCAACTCCGCCGCCACGACGCGCACATCCTCGCGCGTGAGTTGATGCCGCTCCTCGATGCAGCCGAACAGCATCAGCCGATCGCAGAGGGTATTGATGCGACGCGGCACACCGCCGGTGCGGGCGTGAACCAGTTCAAACACCTCGGGCGCGAACTGCGGATCCCCTGACCAGCCGACCCGGTTCAAGCGAAACGCGATATAGGCGCTCGTTTCCTCCAGTGACAGCGGGTCCAGGTGGTAAGCGGCGATGATGCGTTGCCGCAGTTGCTCCATATTGGGCAATTGCAAAGTCCGCCGCAGTTCTTCCTGACCCAACAGAAAACTCTGAAACAGGGAGCGTCCGTCGACCTGAAAATTGGCCAACATCCGCAGTTCCTCGAGGGATCTCGGCGGAAGATTCTGCGCCTCGTCGACCACCAGGAGGATGCGCCGCCCCTCCGCAAACCGGGTTCTGGCAATAACTTCCAAGTTGTGCAGCAGCGTGGCCTTGTTCATACCCTCATGCGCCAGCCCGAATGACGCGCAGACCATTCGCAACATATCCTCGGGTTCGACTTGCGTCGTCACCAATTGGGCGGCCATGATATTTCGCCCTTCGAGTTCGCTGAACAGCGCGCGCACCAGGATGGTCTTCCCGGTTCCTATACCCCCGGTGATCACAATGAAGCCTTCCCCCTGCTCCAAGCCGTAGCGCAGGTAAGCCAGGGCTCGGTGGTGGCCCTGACTGTCGAAAAAGAACCGATGGTCGGGGGTCAACTGGAAGGGTTTGCCGGAGAGGCCATAGAATTCGTCGTACATGCCGCCTTACATGCTCCAGTTGAGGGTCAGCCAGAGCTGGTTCTCACCGAAATTCTGGCTCGACGTGGCCGAGTCCTGCTGACTGAAAGTATAGGTGGCGCTTCCCTGCGTCCGTCGGCTGACCTGATAGGTGTACCCGGTCGCGACGCTGATCTGGGAGAAATCCGCGCCGACGCCCGCCGACTGATTATAGGTCCAATATTGGAGGCTCAGGCTCGCGCTGCTGCGCGGCGATAAGGTGCGGCTGAATGTCAACGTTCCTTGGTTCTGATCGACCTGATTGCCGGTAGCCTGATAATCCCAATGCCAGTTATTGACATTCAGGGACACGGAAGTCCGCCCGAATTGGGAGGTAATACCAAGGAGCAACTGATTCTGAATGAAAAAGCCGGAGGTCAGCGCCGGATTGGCGATCGAGCCCGAGAGGGTCTGACTGGCAAGCGGGTTCGTGATCGGTTCTCCGTACGGGTCTTGGAAATTGACCGCGTTACTGTTGAGAATGGCGGTGCGCGCATTCGTCACATTGATCTCATAGCTGGCCGTGACGACCGTCTTGCGGTGTCGATGCTGGATATTCGCATAATAGTCCGCACCAAAAAAGCGATAGCCGTAGCCGAGGCCGATGGTGGTGTTCCGCGACGGCGACCAGTAGGGTGTCACCCGCCAGCGCAGGCCATCCGGCTGCGCCAGCGAATCATAATTCCCCCAATCGTAGCCGATCAGCCCCTGGATCTGCCACTGATCGCTGATTGGGTAAGTGACGGTACCGCTGACGGTGCTCGTCCCCGATCCGGAGCCAGTGCCGTAATCCGACCCGGAGCTGTTGCCGACGTTGAAGACGTTGCTCGATGCGGCGATCTGCCAGGGCATGCGGGAAAAATAGTCACCGCTGGTAATGGTGAGTGAACTTTGGGACCCCGTCGTACCGCTATTGTCGGTGCCGCCTGCGGTTTTCGCCGCGAAGACATAGTTGATGCCGGGCGCGAACTGGACCGTTGCGAAATTGCCGCGCAGCACCGGAAACGCGAACACGGGAGTGATCTGGATCGAGGCGGTCTGACCGAAGGCGTCGGGATTTCCCAGCGCCGTGAAACCGGCGTTTCCGACATTGGGATCGACCAGGTTCTGATTGGCATTGGCACTCAATTGCAGCGAAAAATAGCCGTCAATCACCGTCACCGAGGCGTTGGCCTGGAGGACGTGGAAGATACGATCGAGATCAGAATGCCCCTCGCCGTAGAACACGGCGCTCGGGCCGTAGAAAAAACGATAGGAGGAGCGGCTACCGCCGCCGCCGCCGGCAATGTTGGGCAGCAACTGCAAGATCGTCCCGAATTCTCTTCCCTGATTCGTGGCGCGGCGTTGTCCGCCTGCACTCAACGCGGGTGACTGCGCGGCCGTCCCGGACACTGCGCCGGCGTTCGTCAGAAAGAGATTATCGGTAAAAACCAGTCTGCTCAACAGGCCGACAGATGTGACCAGCGGCGCGGCCACAGCGCCCTGCGCGAAGATACCAAGCGCGAAAAATGCCCAACGCAGCAACCGGGGGCGAGGCCCGACCCGCCGCCAATGCGTCCCGCCGGATAATGAAACCGGCGCCCCCCGGCGCCGGGGCGGGGGTGCCAGGGACGGCGCCGACCACGACCGCAAGCGCGCGAGACTCAAGCTAACGCCCACCCATACTTAATTTTCTTTGGCATCGACTTCGCCGTAGGAACCGTATCCATAGCCATACCCATAACCATAGCCGTACCCATAGCCATAGCCGTACTTGCCGGTAAACAGGCCGCCTTTGCACTTATTGAGAATCAAGAACACATTGTCCTTTGACTCCAAATTGGCCAGCGTCTCGCGCACGATGCCCTGGGCAGTGCTGTCCTGCTCCACCACAATCACCACTTGTCCCATCAAGGACGCCAAAACCCCCGCCTCCGTCGTCTCCAGGACCGGCGGTGAATCAAACAAGACAATACGATCGGGATAGCGCGAGGCGACCTCCGCCAACAGCCGACGCATACTTCCGCTTGCCAACAACTCGGTTGATCGCTTGTGGGAAACACCCGCGGGAAGGACCGTCAACTTGGGGATATCGGTCTTGAGCAGCACCTGTGACAGATCAATCGATTCGTCGACGAGTCGATTGATCAGTCCAGGGCGGTCGCGGATACCCAGTCGCCGGGACAGTCCGGGCTTGGCAACGTCCGCGTCGATCAACAGCACGGTGCTGTCCATCTCCATCGTGATGGAAATGGCCAGGTTCAGGGAGGTAAAGCTCTTACCCTCACCCTGCACCGAACTGGTCACCATGATCAGGTTTGGGTACTTCACCCCCGGCAGTGACCGCTCGAAGGCGTTGACCAACAGCGGCCGCTTGATCACGCGGAACTCTTCCGCGGTGCGCGAGCGGCCACCCTCGGGGGACAGCAGAAAGTCGCTTTCATGGCTGGTGAGCAAAATCGCCGGATTCACCACGCTGGTCGGCGGCACCGGGACCTGACCGGCAGCCCTGGGTTGGGAGCGAGGCGGGAGCGGCTCAATCGCCTCCGGCGACGGGGCGCGGGGGGAATCCGCAACCTGCAGCTCGTCGGCGGCCGCCTGACGTGACGCCGACAACCGCTCGGCTGCCTTTTCAATAATACTCATCTGCACCTCGCACTGCGATCCCAAGGGAAACGAGGATCGAAATCTGCGTTGCCCGTGCCGCGGCACTCCCGACCGGGTCGGCGAGCGCGCCCGGTCGGTCCGACCGCGAGCAGTCCGTGCGGCGCGAGCACGGTGCTGCGGGGATGGCCGACCGGTGCTCCGGGGACGCACCTTACGAGGTCCCGCAAATCGTGTCCGGGGCGCATCCGCGGCGATCTCACAGGGGCAGTTTCGACATGATGTCGATATGAAGAGAGAAGACTGTCAACACCGCGGCGAACAGGCCGATCAAGCCGATCAGTACCGTGCCGAAGGCGATGTCCCCCCACAATTTCTTGCGCCGCTCAGCGACAGTCCAAACCATGTTTACGCTGCCGAGTACCGGCAGACCGATCGCCTCCGTCAACTGCCGCCGGTCGCCGAATACGGGGCGCAGCAGCGAGAGCAGAAAGGCGAGTCCAAGACCGGCTGCCCAAGCGCTGCCGAACACGGAAGAGGCGAGCAGGAGGCGATTGGGTGCGCTCGGTTGGCTTGGTACCTTGGGCGGATCCAGGGTCCGAAACTTGACGGTATCCACACTCGTGTCCGCTTCCCGCGTCATCCGGGCCTTCTCGATCCGCTCCATCAACTGGGAGTGGTTCGCGCGCAGAATCGAATAGTCGCGGTTGAGCTGCTGTTGTTCCGTCTCCACCTGCAGTACTTGGTCGACGGAGGCTTGATATTTTTCGATGTCGCCCTTGAGATTCTCGACCATCGACTGCTGATTGGCAATTTCGGACTCCGCCTCGGACAGACGCATGCGCAACTGCTGGTAGATCGGGTTGCCCGAGAGTGATTTGACGACGGCGTGGCGATCCTGCTTCGCAAGAAACTCGGTCTTGGCCGTCTCGCGCTGGGCCTTCAGCCGCTCCAGGGCGGCCTTGGCAGCGACGATATCCGGATGGATATCGGTGTAACGCAAAAGGAACTCATCCAGTTGCTTCTGCATGTCGCGGATGCGTAGGTCGTATTCGGCGAGATGGCCTTTCAGCGCATCGCCGAGATAGTCGGAATAGTCGACACTCTCGGCGCCTTGGTCTTCGGCGATGGCGATCTGATCGGCAAGCTGATCGCGGCGCCGGGTCGCCGAGCGCACGCCGTCTTCAGCGCGTTTGAGCGAGGCCCGCGCCGCCTGCAGGCGCGTATAGTAAGACCCACGATCGGAGAGGATGTCCATATTGCGTATCTTGAAATCCTTCACCTTGCGCTCGCCGTCGATCAGACGGCGCTCGTAGTCCTTGACTTCCCGCTGCAGAAAGCGTTCGGCAGAGTCCTGATCCTGCCGGGAGGAACCGAGATTCGACTCGACAAAGATCGTCAGCATCGATTGCACGACGCGCTTGGCGAGATCGGGCGAACGATCCTCGAACGCGATGGTGTAGATGTTGTCGCCTTGACGCACCAGCGACACCCGATCCTTCAGGTCTTTGACCAGGTCGTCCATTTGCTGCGGCGTCTTGGCGGTCAGGTCCATGTCGGTCATGCGCGCCAACTTTTCCATGTTCTCGCGGCTGAATAACACATTGGTCATCATGGTCACGCGGCGACTGTCGCTGGTCTGGATGGCCAGCCCGCTCAGCAGCGGCGTCAATACCGAGTCGGTGTCGACAAAGACCCGCGCCTGCGCGACATACTCGTCGGGCAGGCTGGCGGTGTAGAACCAACCAATCGGGCTGGCGATCAGTGCCACCGCCAATGCATACCAACGGTGACGCCAGATGCCATCCAGGTACTGAAAGGCGAGGCGGAGAATTTCTTGCATAGGAT
The DNA window shown above is from Candidatus Thiodictyon syntrophicum and carries:
- the xrtA gene encoding exosortase A; translated protein: MVASIARVAPGKSAWGPVLVGLVFVLALVSALFADTLRALVSTWMGSETYAHGFLIVPISLWLVWEKRAALRVTVPQPTLLPALLMLPVGLVWLLAQLVDVRVVQEYAFVCLLILAIWAMIGTATARFLAFPLGFLLLAVPVGDGLTYPLMNFTADFSVNMLRLTGIPVYRDGTFFSLPTGDWSVIEECSGIRYLLASVTLGVLFSYLTYSKIWKRVLFIALSALVPILANGLRAYMIVMIGHLSGMKLATGVDHLVYGWVFFGIVIAIMFAVGAIWRDPEPDKAPRQADSGAGRSTIVAALSVLLASAVGPGLLLALERAPAGGDERVELRSPAPVGGWQSEGGNLWSWRPHIVGTDGEVYGFYRAEAAPVGLYLGIYRRQREGAEVVNVQNQMVPTSDLEWSDKEITTRRIASPIGEFKVKQDRLAGRLGGQRLLVWNWYRIGAVNTSNPFVAKFAEAAYRLVGRQPSGAVIVLAAPYRESPDEAAAVLTVFIDAMWPSLEAEIQRATGHGR
- a CDS encoding TIGR03087 family PEP-CTERM/XrtA system glycosyltransferase → MVDARPHLLFLCHRIPYPPEKGDKIRSYHWWAALVERFRVHLGAFIDDPADWVHVEKLQAQCASSLFVPLPRSLASLRSLSGLWRGTALTLPYYRDARMTRWVEAQRTTSDIGYVLVFSSAMGQYVQGGCWSRARRVMDFVDLDSDKWQQYVQTRPWPTNWVYRREALRLAQAEEGLARTFAASLFVSEPEAALFRKRVAALGARVHAIRNGVDTAYFRPAAGCASPFPVDCEPVVFTGAMDYWANVDAVLWFIREVWPRVRAQRPRALFAIVGSRPSPALVALGCGDIVVTGRVPDVRPYLQAAVAVVAPMRVARGIQNKVLEGMAMAKPVVVTSKALEGIAAVAQRDLLLADEPGAFADAVLAVLGAGDEGLGSRARRLVEREYDWAVSTQQLIALLLGRDRVAPA
- a CDS encoding IS1 family transposase; translated protein: MNGQWTCPHCNSQNCRHHKTYQTGHNGTRLLWRCQSCNRLFSETKATLIEGLRKPTSFIIQVLKTRTEGIGLNAACRAFAIAKNTLLLWERRLADCKDVLVIYALTHTFIEQLIEGDELYTKVNRNVPPEDCEGWTIVLMERASRFIWALQCGKKDRSLFSYAIQILRDVILRTGDVTLVTDGERRYGNLLFEICHEVLRTGKRGRPPKVLRRGVKVRLKNKGKGTDRTGHSRPKYETPHPEHPETDQDVTPADIHANHLEASNASFRRKNSAYRRRTNTYAKSISGLQRTLDMLWIVHNFIRSHFTTKQVPAVALGILQQGLSWDEVLRVRQPRL
- a CDS encoding FemAB family XrtA/PEP-CTERM system-associated protein, which codes for MVERDVVGGGPSALRVRAYVAADRTRWDAFVAACPAATFFHRAGWERVITRGLGHQCRYLLAERDGEIEGVLPLAEVRSRLFGHGLISTPCCVYGGAATTSEEARRALTDESVRLAQRLRVDALEIRNREAVCPEWPTKDLYATFRRRICADEDANLRAIPRKQRAMVRKGLTAGLQSCQSADADRFFRIYAESMRNLGTPMFARRFFRSLLEEFSAETEMSIIVAGDCDIAAVLSFYFRDEVLPYYGGSRPTARAVKGNDFMYWDLMRRAAARGVRTFDFGRSKVGTGSYDFKRNWGFAPAPALVQFNSCLQDIEIYVIYLVRRGFPSLFE
- a CDS encoding XrtA system polysaccharide deacetylase yields the protein MTVDVEDYFQVSAFERHVSRNDWERLPQRVEGCVDRILERFSDHGVTATFFTLGWVAARYPTMVRRIVGQGHELASHGWEHIRATQQSQQQFRADVSRTKSALEQLGGCPVIGYRAPSFSIGRRNLWALQVLDESGYRYSSSIYPIHHDLYGMPEANRFRFRPCGDSPFLEIPVTTLEIAGRKMPCGGGGYFRLFPYAFSRWAIRRVNRRERQSCIFYFHPWEIDPQQPRQPGLATKTRLRHYLNLHRMEDRLVSLLGDFRWGRMDEVFGIDRGGR
- the wecB gene encoding non-hydrolyzing UDP-N-acetylglucosamine 2-epimerase, with the protein product MTSIDRLHLLCVVGARPNFMKIAPIMRAFADSDAIDAVLVHTGQHYDAAMMASFFAQLGIPAPDVDLEVGSGSHAVQTADIMKRFEPVLAARACDAVLVVGDVNSTIACALVAAKEGVPVIHVEAGLRSFDRSMPEEINRILTDQLSDLLFTTERSAAVNLEREGISRERVRFVGNVMIDTLLRNRARCPRAVDVLSVVTGSARCFGAAGFGVVTLHRPANVDTADSLTRIVDVLCEVAADLPLVFAVHPRTRARLGEFGLLDTAARGLLLMPPLPYLELLALVGAARVVLTDSGGLQEETTALGVPCLTLRENTERPITVEEGTNTVVGTNPVLIRGGVRAVLAGGGKRGRVPELWDGRAAERIRDEVVIWAAGRRPLAVPSNQAQVIRGRS